One Segatella copri DNA segment encodes these proteins:
- a CDS encoding Fic family protein: MNKIDILYQKWQSLQPLPERKQYLLSQRFTVDYNYNSNHIEGNTLTYGQTELLLLFGKVSGEGDLKDFNDMKASQVSLKMIEEEAKNLNMPLTETFIRQLHKTLLREDYEVHNQLPGGIQTSYTVHAGRYKTRPNSVRTRYGDYFEYASPEETPALMSDLVTWFNKEEASGVLTPVELASLFHYRYIRIHPFEDGNGRVARLMVNYILARHNWPMVVVRNKNKNKYIDALHETDVVVGPTPSAGAHAKISQIKRFAKYFNGLVEKELKYYIDFATETSEKVWWYDGSKIVFRSESSNKLLHAMQENPYITTEELSKEADIVVTAVKKQLRAMIEKGYIQRRDNDNSWHVFATSSI, encoded by the coding sequence TCTTTTGAGTCAACGCTTTACGGTTGATTATAACTACAATAGCAATCATATCGAAGGAAATACTTTAACGTATGGCCAAACTGAGTTATTATTATTGTTTGGGAAAGTTAGCGGAGAGGGAGACTTAAAAGATTTTAATGACATGAAAGCAAGTCAAGTTAGCTTGAAAATGATAGAAGAAGAGGCCAAAAACTTGAATATGCCACTTACAGAAACCTTTATACGTCAACTTCACAAAACATTACTTCGTGAGGACTATGAAGTACATAACCAACTACCAGGTGGAATACAAACAAGCTATACTGTTCATGCAGGACGATACAAGACCCGACCAAACAGTGTAAGGACTCGCTACGGAGATTATTTTGAGTACGCATCACCAGAAGAAACTCCTGCTCTAATGTCTGATCTCGTGACTTGGTTTAACAAGGAAGAAGCTTCAGGAGTTCTAACTCCCGTTGAACTAGCGTCGCTATTCCATTACCGCTATATACGAATTCATCCATTTGAGGATGGCAATGGTCGAGTTGCCAGACTAATGGTAAACTACATCCTTGCACGCCATAATTGGCCAATGGTTGTTGTCAGAAACAAAAACAAGAACAAATATATAGATGCCTTACATGAAACAGACGTTGTAGTAGGTCCTACACCTTCTGCAGGAGCACATGCCAAAATCTCACAAATTAAACGTTTTGCAAAATATTTTAATGGACTTGTTGAAAAGGAATTGAAATACTACATAGATTTCGCTACAGAAACATCTGAAAAAGTATGGTGGTATGACGGAAGTAAAATTGTGTTCAGAAGTGAATCCAGTAATAAATTACTTCATGCCATGCAAGAAAATCCATACATAACAACAGAAGAGTTAAGTAAAGAAGCAGATATTGTTGTTACAGCAGTGAAAAAGCAATTGCGAGCCATGATAGAAAAAGGTTACATCCAAAGAAGAGACAACGATAACAGCTGGCACGTCTTCGCAACTTCTTCGATATGA